A stretch of the Verrucomicrobiia bacterium genome encodes the following:
- a CDS encoding polysaccharide biosynthesis tyrosine autokinase, whose amino-acid sequence MDHPVPYHGPHHVGYRMPVADRVNLLALLRRSLRMFRNRWWIPLLTLALGSGLATYYSFTTPDTYRAQSRLGIAPRIALSQRSGDRAVVLEEKNSFVADQLQYMRGSQVLGRVEEKMQEFRLPDGPPPSRHLTVSQGQGSTFIMTVESSNLEYARQFARTWAQEFLAFKEQMHSEVARRQMDKTRVELSQQEEQVAEAQHRLDDFIREHRIATSQDTGNAAQDLLINLQRRRQAVMLEGQRLEERSAAELADLPDAAFSAAPLSPTPTSPTGPPPPNPEDPVSLDSADPLDKFTGRSSYRDLRLALARLLAESDRQSEVLKPRHPYMVRLQEAIGETRRQIATQLDLIEELRQARIGSLRQEEAVLDRQVESQRTEVERLREIHRQFVSLGIDLAAKRELRDQFARELQALHQIQPSSEIITILEEGLASDQPVGPARARIIVTGILVGLLSGFGLVFLLHRLDDRLESAEDLEHALDEPILGQVPLLSLDNRPPGSFVSVDDLQVDTLFVESFRGVRSSIMFGDLGGPRQVLLATSSVPGDGKSTFTVNFAITLARAGNRVLLIDADLRRGTVAQVFGVPSEPGLSEVLDGREPWSEVLNATPHRSLAIITAGGAAPNPGERLLSRSLHQLVSEARTHFDYIIFDSPPVIGMDDVPTLASQCDGLIFVYRAGVTSLRLARLAVNTVRQRGARILGLILNGVSTSDPGYYYTAYYYAQYHNPIPSTSPADAPPDPAPPAHRPAGASLLATLRSDGNGQPNPPPTVDVDPVPSQPAPTRRQPRNPPS is encoded by the coding sequence ATGGACCATCCCGTCCCCTACCACGGCCCTCACCACGTGGGCTACCGCATGCCCGTGGCCGACCGTGTCAACCTCCTGGCCCTCCTCCGCCGCTCGCTGCGAATGTTCCGCAACCGGTGGTGGATCCCGCTGCTCACCCTCGCCCTCGGTTCCGGCCTGGCCACCTACTACTCCTTCACCACCCCGGACACCTACCGGGCCCAGTCCCGCCTCGGCATCGCCCCGCGGATCGCCCTCTCCCAACGATCCGGTGACCGGGCCGTCGTTCTCGAGGAGAAGAACAGCTTTGTCGCCGATCAACTCCAGTACATGCGCGGCAGCCAGGTCCTCGGTCGGGTCGAAGAGAAAATGCAGGAGTTCCGACTCCCCGACGGCCCCCCCCCTTCCCGTCACCTCACCGTGAGCCAGGGTCAGGGATCGACCTTCATCATGACGGTGGAAAGCAGCAACCTCGAATACGCCCGCCAGTTTGCCCGCACCTGGGCCCAGGAATTCCTCGCCTTCAAGGAACAGATGCACAGCGAGGTCGCCCGCCGGCAGATGGACAAGACCCGCGTCGAGCTTAGCCAACAGGAGGAGCAAGTCGCCGAAGCCCAGCATCGCCTCGACGACTTCATCCGCGAACACCGCATTGCCACCAGCCAGGACACCGGCAACGCCGCCCAGGACCTCCTCATCAACCTTCAGCGCCGCCGCCAGGCCGTCATGCTGGAGGGTCAGCGCCTCGAGGAGCGTTCCGCTGCCGAACTCGCCGACCTGCCCGACGCCGCCTTCAGCGCCGCCCCACTCTCCCCCACCCCGACCTCCCCAACCGGTCCGCCCCCGCCCAACCCCGAAGACCCCGTCTCCCTCGACTCCGCCGATCCCCTCGATAAATTCACCGGCCGCTCCTCCTACCGGGATCTCAGACTCGCTCTCGCCCGTCTCCTCGCCGAATCCGACCGCCAGTCCGAGGTCCTCAAACCGCGCCACCCCTACATGGTCCGCCTCCAGGAGGCCATCGGCGAGACAAGACGCCAGATCGCCACCCAGCTCGATCTCATCGAAGAACTCCGTCAGGCCCGCATCGGCTCCCTTCGCCAGGAGGAGGCCGTCCTCGACCGGCAGGTCGAATCCCAACGCACCGAGGTCGAGCGTCTCCGCGAGATCCATCGCCAATTCGTCTCCCTCGGCATCGACCTCGCCGCCAAACGCGAACTCCGCGACCAATTCGCCCGCGAACTCCAGGCCCTCCACCAAATCCAGCCCAGCAGCGAAATCATCACCATCCTCGAAGAAGGCCTCGCCTCCGATCAACCCGTCGGTCCCGCCCGTGCCCGCATCATCGTCACCGGCATCCTCGTCGGCCTCCTCTCCGGCTTCGGACTCGTCTTCCTCCTCCATCGCCTCGATGACCGCCTCGAATCCGCCGAAGACCTCGAACACGCCCTCGACGAACCCATCCTCGGCCAGGTTCCCCTCCTCTCCCTGGACAACCGCCCCCCGGGCTCCTTCGTCTCCGTCGATGACCTCCAGGTCGATACCCTCTTCGTCGAATCCTTTCGCGGCGTGCGCTCTTCCATCATGTTCGGCGACCTCGGCGGACCCAGACAGGTCCTCCTCGCCACCAGTTCCGTTCCCGGCGACGGGAAATCCACCTTCACCGTCAACTTCGCCATCACCCTCGCCCGCGCCGGCAACCGGGTTCTCCTCATCGATGCCGACCTCCGCCGCGGCACCGTCGCCCAGGTCTTCGGCGTCCCCTCCGAACCCGGCCTCTCCGAGGTCCTCGACGGTCGCGAACCCTGGTCCGAGGTCCTCAATGCCACCCCCCACCGCTCCCTCGCCATCATCACCGCCGGTGGCGCCGCCCCCAACCCCGGCGAACGTCTCCTCTCCCGATCCCTCCACCAACTCGTCTCCGAAGCCCGCACCCACTTCGATTACATCATTTTCGATTCCCCACCCGTCATCGGCATGGACGACGTCCCCACCCTCGCCAGCCAGTGCGACGGTCTGATCTTCGTCTATCGCGCGGGAGTGACCTCCCTCCGCCTCGCCCGCCTCGCCGTCAATACCGTCCGTCAACGCGGCGCCCGCATCCTCGGCCTCATCCTCAACGGCGTCTCCACCTCCGATCCCGGCTACTACTACACCGCCTACTACTACGCCCAGTACCACAACCCCATCCCCTCCACCTCCCCGGCGGACGCACCCCCCGACCCTGCCCCCCCCGCTCATCGCCCCGCAGGAGCCAGTCTCCTCGCCACGCTCCGCTCCGACGGCAACGGCCAGCCCAATCCGCCCCCCACCGTCGATGTCGATCCTGTCCCCTCCCAACCCGCCCCAACCCGCCGGCAACCCCGCAACCCGCCGTCATAA